One genomic segment of Mesoterricola silvestris includes these proteins:
- a CDS encoding BMP family lipoprotein: protein MRKPFLALGAVFAFTCGLTAAPPKGKVKIALIVESTVDDKGWCQSMHDAIKAVQKEYGPAKVEYSYSEKMKPVDAGSAARQYASSKFDIIICHGAQYKNLVTEMAPDFKDTTFVFGTSADIGGKNVFTYMPESEETGYLNGIIAGMVTKSNILGLVGPVDGGDAARYDRGFVLGVRAANPKASVKVAHTGSFGDFVKASELAQTQMKAGADFLTGSSQQAMGALRAVAASPNKNIWWAGQDISQLHVAESPRVLAASSYNYTTVVQVLIAKREAGVKGGENIPLNFANKGFVFAYNDKVGKVLTPAIRKAVDKAKADLAAGKLKLAWKEVKF, encoded by the coding sequence ATGAGGAAGCCATTTCTCGCTCTGGGAGCGGTGTTTGCGTTCACCTGCGGGCTCACCGCCGCCCCCCCCAAGGGCAAGGTCAAGATCGCCCTCATCGTGGAATCCACGGTGGACGACAAGGGGTGGTGCCAGTCCATGCACGACGCCATCAAGGCCGTCCAGAAGGAGTACGGTCCGGCCAAGGTGGAGTACAGCTACAGCGAGAAGATGAAGCCCGTGGACGCGGGCTCCGCGGCGCGCCAGTACGCCTCCAGCAAGTTCGACATCATCATCTGCCACGGCGCCCAGTACAAGAACCTGGTCACCGAAATGGCCCCGGACTTCAAGGACACCACCTTCGTGTTCGGCACCAGCGCGGACATCGGCGGAAAGAACGTCTTCACCTACATGCCCGAGAGCGAGGAGACCGGCTACCTCAACGGCATCATCGCGGGCATGGTCACCAAGTCGAACATCCTGGGCCTGGTGGGCCCCGTGGACGGCGGCGACGCGGCCCGCTACGACCGGGGCTTCGTCCTGGGCGTCCGCGCCGCCAACCCCAAGGCCAGCGTCAAGGTCGCCCACACCGGCAGCTTCGGCGACTTCGTGAAGGCCTCCGAGCTGGCCCAGACCCAGATGAAGGCCGGCGCCGACTTCCTCACCGGCTCCTCCCAGCAGGCCATGGGCGCCCTGCGCGCCGTCGCCGCCAGCCCCAACAAGAACATCTGGTGGGCGGGCCAGGACATCTCCCAGCTGCACGTGGCCGAATCCCCCCGGGTGCTGGCGGCCTCCAGCTACAACTACACCACCGTGGTCCAGGTGCTCATCGCCAAGCGCGAGGCGGGCGTCAAGGGCGGGGAGAACATCCCCCTCAACTTCGCCAACAAGGGCTTCGTCTTCGCCTACAACGACAAGGTGGGCAAGGTGCTGACCCCGGCCATCCGCAAGGCCGTGGACAAGGCCAAGGCCGACTTGGCCGCCGGCAAGCTCAAGCTGGCCTGGAAGGAAGTTAAGTTCTAG
- a CDS encoding ABC transporter ATP-binding protein, protein MATAEPIHELQLSGITKRFPGILACNNVSMRVARGEVLALVGENGAGKSTLMNILAGLYQPDAGTIAINGEEVRFHTPNDAYARGIGMVHQNFMLVPNMTVTENVALGLKQHHRFMNLDLKATRARILEVSAHHELPVNPDAYVWQLSVGEQQRVELIKTLCFGARLLILDEPTSALTPQETDDLIDRLKRMTAELSIIFISHKLNEVKELSHRVAILRHGAVVFNGRTEDHTPAELAALMTGREIHLPRNEGLLVEGTTILEARNLKVRGDRGNFALDGLDLEVHAGEILGLAGVSGNGQRELAEALTGLRPVESGTVRFLDKDMTNRSPAAMIHAGLGYIPEDRHHEGIVPRFTVKENLVLKDFPTPRFSWSVVLKLGEIDRNAEALKESFDIRCSSTSAAGGSLSGGNIQKVILARELAREPRALISVYPTRGVDMGAQEFIHSQLLARRRAGGGILLISEELEEIMNLSDRIAVIYKGRILKVLTSLEATREKLGLLMAGVAE, encoded by the coding sequence ATGGCCACCGCCGAGCCCATCCACGAACTCCAGCTCTCGGGCATCACCAAGCGCTTTCCGGGCATCCTGGCGTGCAACAACGTCTCCATGCGCGTGGCCCGGGGGGAGGTGCTGGCCCTGGTGGGCGAGAACGGGGCCGGGAAGTCCACCCTCATGAACATCCTGGCCGGGCTCTACCAGCCCGATGCCGGGACCATCGCCATCAACGGGGAGGAGGTGCGGTTCCACACCCCCAACGACGCCTACGCCCGGGGCATCGGCATGGTGCACCAGAACTTCATGCTCGTGCCCAACATGACGGTGACCGAGAACGTGGCCCTGGGGCTCAAGCAGCACCACCGGTTCATGAACCTGGACCTCAAGGCCACCCGGGCCCGGATCCTGGAGGTCTCCGCCCACCATGAACTGCCGGTGAACCCCGACGCCTACGTGTGGCAGCTCTCCGTGGGCGAGCAGCAGCGCGTGGAGCTCATCAAGACCCTGTGCTTCGGCGCCCGGCTCCTCATCCTGGACGAGCCCACCTCGGCCCTCACGCCCCAGGAGACCGACGATCTCATCGACCGCCTCAAGCGCATGACCGCCGAGCTCTCGATCATCTTCATCAGCCACAAGCTCAACGAAGTGAAGGAACTCAGCCACCGGGTGGCCATCCTGCGCCACGGCGCCGTGGTCTTCAACGGCCGCACCGAAGACCACACCCCGGCCGAACTGGCCGCGCTCATGACCGGGCGCGAGATCCACCTGCCCCGCAACGAGGGCCTGCTGGTGGAGGGCACCACCATCCTGGAGGCCCGGAACCTGAAGGTGCGGGGGGACCGCGGGAACTTCGCCCTGGACGGCCTCGACCTGGAGGTGCACGCCGGCGAGATCCTGGGCCTGGCGGGGGTCTCGGGCAACGGCCAGCGGGAGCTGGCCGAGGCGCTCACGGGCCTGCGCCCCGTGGAATCGGGCACCGTGCGGTTCCTGGACAAGGACATGACCAACCGGAGCCCCGCCGCCATGATCCACGCGGGCCTGGGCTACATCCCCGAGGACCGCCACCACGAGGGCATCGTGCCCCGGTTCACCGTGAAGGAGAACCTGGTCCTCAAGGACTTCCCCACCCCGCGATTCAGCTGGTCGGTGGTGCTCAAGCTGGGGGAGATCGACCGCAACGCCGAGGCCCTCAAGGAATCCTTCGACATCCGGTGCTCCTCCACCTCCGCGGCGGGGGGCTCCCTTTCCGGGGGCAACATCCAGAAGGTGATCCTGGCCCGGGAACTGGCCCGGGAGCCCCGGGCCCTCATTTCCGTCTACCCCACCCGGGGCGTGGACATGGGCGCCCAGGAATTCATCCATTCCCAGCTCCTGGCCCGCCGGCGAGCGGGGGGCGGCATCCTCCTCATCTCCGAGGAGCTCGAGGAAATCATGAATCTCTCCGACCGCATCGCCGTCATCTACAAGGGGCGGATCCTCAAGGTCCTCACCAGCCTCGAGGCCACGCGCGAGAAGCTGGGGCTCCTCATGGCGGGGGTGGCGGAATGA
- a CDS encoding ABC transporter permease, translated as MNRFKLLYGGSIVALAALAAALGAALVLSAIGASPAATFVTIFTGPFKDVFGLTEILVRAVPLILVALGIAIAFRSGIINIGAEGQMLMGILAATATALALPTWPKAALLPLVILAGALGGALWAGIAGLLRARLGVNEILSTVMLNYIAAQFYTFFLRGPMIDPGELETGSGTPQSMRLPEAAFLDRIVPGTRLHMGLVLALALCVCVWFFLWRTTWGFRLRAAGAEAKAARYAGIHVPGSLVAAMCLSGAFAGIAGAVEVCGVHHRAIENITSGYGFAGIVVALFGALHPAGIVPAAFFFGLLLVGSDMTQRSAGVPANMILVLMGVLILCIVSAKMYLNNPYAQERAARFFARFRTSGAGEPS; from the coding sequence ATGAACCGGTTCAAGCTCCTCTACGGGGGTTCCATCGTGGCCCTGGCCGCCCTGGCCGCCGCGCTGGGCGCGGCCCTGGTTCTCTCGGCCATCGGCGCGAGCCCCGCCGCCACCTTCGTGACCATCTTCACGGGGCCCTTCAAGGACGTCTTCGGCCTCACCGAGATCCTCGTGCGGGCCGTGCCGCTCATCCTCGTGGCCCTGGGCATCGCCATCGCCTTCCGCAGCGGCATCATCAACATCGGCGCCGAGGGGCAGATGCTCATGGGCATCCTCGCCGCCACCGCCACGGCCCTGGCCCTGCCCACCTGGCCCAAGGCGGCCCTGCTTCCCCTGGTGATCCTCGCCGGGGCCCTGGGGGGCGCCCTCTGGGCGGGCATCGCCGGATTGCTCCGGGCCCGCCTGGGGGTCAACGAGATCCTCTCCACCGTGATGCTCAACTACATCGCGGCGCAGTTCTACACCTTCTTCCTGCGCGGGCCCATGATCGATCCCGGCGAACTGGAGACGGGCTCGGGGACGCCCCAGTCCATGCGCCTCCCGGAGGCCGCCTTCCTGGACCGGATCGTGCCGGGCACGCGGCTCCACATGGGGCTCGTCCTCGCCCTGGCGCTCTGCGTCTGCGTCTGGTTCTTCCTGTGGCGCACCACCTGGGGCTTCCGGCTCCGGGCCGCGGGCGCGGAGGCGAAGGCGGCGCGCTACGCCGGCATCCACGTCCCGGGCTCCCTGGTGGCCGCCATGTGCCTGTCGGGGGCCTTCGCGGGCATCGCCGGGGCCGTGGAGGTGTGCGGCGTGCACCACCGGGCCATCGAGAACATCACCTCGGGCTACGGGTTCGCGGGCATCGTGGTGGCGCTCTTCGGGGCGCTGCACCCCGCGGGCATCGTGCCGGCGGCCTTCTTCTTCGGGCTCCTCCTGGTGGGCTCGGACATGACCCAGCGCAGCGCCGGGGTCCCCGCGAACATGATCCTGGTGCTCATGGGCGTGCTCATCCTCTGCATCGTCTCGGCCAAGATGTACCTCAACAACCCCTACGCGCAGGAACGGGCGGCACGGTTCTTCGCGCGGTTCCGCACGTCCGGCGCGGGAGAGCCCTCATGA
- a CDS encoding ABC transporter permease, with the protein MTHDLVYNILSLGVPFSVALLLASLGEMFNQRAGVFNLGCEGIMCMGAFLGFLPAFFLKTGPLAPYGIVLGFAVAAAAGVVLGLLFALVTVTFRAEQGIAGIGLQMLGWGVAGTLFRHFIGGVTGVEGLAAWSIPGLSRIPFLGGILFNHNPMVYVAFLMVPASWYVLFKTPWGLKVRAAGTEPRAADSMGINVNRVRYQALMLGGAMAGLGGAYLSLCQAKMFADDLVAGRGFIAVALVYFGRWSPLGVLGGALLFSLAQSLQLAIQVAGIKFPYEFAVMLPYVLVILVLSLARKARMRGPTHLGVPFNREMRY; encoded by the coding sequence ATGACCCACGACCTCGTCTACAACATCCTGTCGCTGGGGGTGCCCTTCTCCGTGGCGCTGCTCCTGGCCTCCCTGGGGGAGATGTTCAACCAGCGCGCCGGCGTCTTCAACCTCGGGTGCGAAGGCATCATGTGCATGGGGGCCTTCCTGGGCTTCCTGCCGGCCTTCTTCCTGAAGACGGGCCCCCTGGCCCCCTACGGAATCGTGCTGGGGTTCGCCGTGGCGGCCGCGGCGGGGGTCGTGCTGGGCCTGCTCTTCGCCCTGGTCACCGTCACCTTCCGGGCCGAGCAGGGCATCGCGGGCATCGGCCTGCAGATGCTGGGCTGGGGCGTGGCCGGCACCCTCTTCCGGCACTTCATCGGCGGCGTCACCGGGGTGGAGGGCCTGGCGGCCTGGTCCATCCCCGGCCTCTCCCGCATCCCCTTCCTGGGGGGCATCCTCTTCAATCACAATCCCATGGTCTACGTGGCCTTCCTCATGGTCCCGGCCAGCTGGTACGTGCTCTTCAAGACCCCCTGGGGCCTGAAGGTGCGGGCGGCGGGCACCGAGCCCCGGGCGGCGGACAGCATGGGCATCAACGTGAACCGCGTGCGCTACCAGGCCCTCATGCTGGGCGGCGCCATGGCCGGCCTGGGCGGCGCCTACCTGTCCCTTTGCCAGGCCAAAATGTTTGCGGACGACCTAGTAGCCGGACGTGGGTTCATCGCCGTGGCCCTGGTGTACTTCGGCCGCTGGAGCCCCCTGGGCGTCCTGGGCGGCGCCCTGCTCTTCAGCCTGGCCCAATCGCTGCAGCTGGCCATTCAGGTGGCGGGCATCAAGTTCCCCTATGAATTCGCCGTGATGCTCCCCTACGTCCTGGTCATCCTGGTGCTCTCCCTGGCCCGCAAGGCCCGCATGCGCGGCCCCACGCACCTGGGCGTGCCCTTCAACCGCGAAATGAGGTACTGA
- the xdh gene encoding selenium-dependent xanthine dehydrogenase, producing the protein MSTLQVNGREIVTSKDMNLLEFLREELNITSVKNGCSEGACGSCMVLIDGKASRACLFKMDKLDGKKVVTVEGLSPREKEVFGWSYAEAGAVQCGFCMPGMVISTKGLLDVNPDPKPEEITKALAQNMCRCTGYVKIEKAVLNAARMLREGTPVPDDSSMALAVGERICRTDARDKALGTGLYVDDMKRPGMLHGAVLRPPKARVLVKGIDAAEALAMPGVKAVLTAADVPGERHQGHIIHDWPAMIAVGEATRYVGDAIALVAAETRAKAKAAVAAIKLDYEELPALTDPRRALDEDAPKLHPKGNLLAKTVLRRGDPDKAIAEAAHLIVKTFTTPETEHAFMEPESALAVPEADGTLTVYTGTQSIYDDHKGIIGVLGVGPERVKVISAYVGGGFGGKEDLIVQHHAALLANHLKVPVKVTLGRQESLKVHPKRHAFEMEYTVAADAQGRITAVKAHLLEDTGAYASLGGPVLQRACTHAAGPYKIPNVDIVGTGVYTNNPPGGAFRGFGVTQSCFAMESCITLLAREVGLTPWEIRWLNAVEPGDVLPNGQIVDAGTALKETLLAVKDLCERRPDAGIACAMKNAGIGVGLSDVGRVRIRVQDGQAVIYTSAACIGQGLASVLMQFVANASGLSWGQIRVATPDTSNSPNGGTTTASRQTVFNGEAARLAAQDLKLDLAGHTLEQLEGREYYREYSGVTDPFASDKPNPVSHVAYSYATQVVLLDAAGRLEKVVAAHDIGRAINPTQVEGQIEGGVVMGLGYALTEDFPLKDGEVMAKYGTLGLFKAANVPPIESIIVEKNADPLAYGAKGLGEITTIPTAPAVAGAYFHRDGVFRVDLPLAGTPYTRKKG; encoded by the coding sequence ATGTCCACGCTCCAGGTAAACGGCCGGGAAATCGTCACCTCCAAGGACATGAACCTCCTGGAGTTCCTCCGGGAGGAGCTGAACATCACGTCGGTGAAGAACGGCTGTTCCGAAGGGGCCTGCGGATCCTGCATGGTGCTCATCGACGGCAAGGCCTCCCGGGCCTGCCTGTTCAAGATGGACAAGCTGGACGGCAAGAAGGTGGTGACCGTGGAGGGCCTCAGCCCCCGCGAGAAGGAGGTCTTCGGCTGGTCCTACGCGGAGGCGGGGGCGGTCCAGTGCGGCTTCTGCATGCCCGGCATGGTCATCAGCACCAAGGGCCTCCTGGACGTGAACCCGGACCCCAAGCCTGAGGAGATCACCAAGGCCCTGGCCCAGAACATGTGCCGGTGCACCGGCTACGTGAAGATCGAGAAGGCCGTGCTCAACGCGGCGCGGATGCTGCGCGAGGGCACCCCGGTCCCGGACGATTCCAGCATGGCCCTGGCCGTGGGCGAACGCATCTGCCGCACCGACGCCCGGGACAAGGCCCTGGGCACGGGGCTCTACGTGGACGACATGAAGCGCCCCGGCATGCTCCACGGCGCCGTGCTGCGGCCCCCCAAGGCCCGGGTCCTCGTCAAGGGCATCGACGCCGCCGAAGCCCTGGCCATGCCCGGCGTGAAGGCCGTCCTCACCGCCGCCGACGTCCCGGGGGAGCGCCACCAGGGCCACATCATCCACGACTGGCCCGCCATGATCGCCGTGGGCGAGGCCACGCGCTACGTGGGCGACGCCATCGCCCTGGTGGCCGCCGAGACCCGCGCCAAGGCCAAGGCCGCCGTGGCCGCGATCAAGCTGGACTACGAGGAGCTGCCAGCCCTCACCGACCCCCGGCGCGCCCTGGACGAGGACGCCCCGAAGCTCCACCCCAAGGGCAACCTGCTGGCCAAGACCGTCCTGCGCCGGGGGGACCCGGACAAGGCCATCGCCGAGGCCGCCCACCTCATCGTCAAGACCTTCACCACCCCCGAGACCGAGCACGCCTTCATGGAGCCCGAAAGCGCCCTGGCCGTGCCCGAGGCCGACGGCACCCTGACGGTGTACACGGGCACCCAGAGCATCTACGACGACCACAAGGGCATCATCGGCGTCCTGGGCGTGGGCCCGGAGCGGGTGAAGGTCATCAGCGCCTACGTGGGCGGCGGGTTCGGCGGCAAGGAGGACCTCATCGTCCAGCACCACGCCGCGCTCCTGGCCAACCACCTCAAGGTCCCCGTGAAGGTGACCCTGGGCCGGCAGGAGAGCCTCAAGGTCCACCCCAAGCGGCACGCCTTCGAGATGGAGTACACCGTCGCCGCGGACGCCCAGGGCCGCATCACGGCCGTGAAGGCCCATCTCCTGGAGGACACCGGCGCCTACGCCTCCCTGGGCGGACCCGTGCTGCAGCGGGCCTGCACCCACGCCGCGGGGCCCTACAAGATCCCCAACGTCGATATCGTGGGCACCGGCGTCTACACCAACAACCCTCCGGGCGGGGCCTTCCGGGGCTTCGGCGTCACCCAGTCCTGCTTCGCCATGGAGTCCTGCATCACCCTGCTGGCCAGGGAGGTGGGGCTCACCCCCTGGGAGATCCGCTGGCTCAACGCCGTGGAACCCGGGGACGTGCTCCCCAACGGGCAGATCGTCGACGCGGGCACCGCGCTCAAGGAGACGCTCCTGGCGGTGAAGGACCTCTGCGAGCGGCGCCCCGACGCGGGCATCGCCTGCGCCATGAAGAACGCCGGCATCGGCGTGGGCCTGTCGGACGTGGGCCGGGTGCGCATCCGCGTGCAGGACGGCCAGGCCGTCATCTACACCAGCGCCGCCTGCATCGGCCAGGGCCTGGCCTCGGTGCTCATGCAGTTCGTGGCCAACGCCTCGGGCCTCTCCTGGGGCCAGATCCGGGTGGCCACCCCCGACACCTCCAATTCCCCCAACGGCGGCACCACCACCGCCTCGCGCCAGACCGTCTTCAACGGGGAGGCCGCGCGCCTCGCGGCCCAGGACCTGAAGCTGGACCTGGCCGGCCACACCCTGGAACAGCTGGAGGGCCGCGAATACTACCGGGAGTACTCCGGCGTCACCGACCCCTTCGCCTCGGACAAGCCCAACCCCGTCAGCCATGTCGCCTACTCCTACGCCACCCAGGTGGTTCTCCTGGACGCCGCGGGCCGGCTCGAGAAGGTGGTGGCGGCCCACGACATCGGCAGGGCCATCAATCCCACCCAGGTGGAGGGTCAGATCGAGGGCGGCGTCGTCATGGGCCTGGGCTACGCCCTCACCGAGGACTTCCCGCTCAAGGACGGCGAGGTGATGGCCAAGTACGGCACCCTGGGCCTGTTCAAGGCCGCCAACGTGCCGCCCATCGAATCCATCATCGTGGAGAAGAACGCCGATCCCCTCGCCTACGGCGCCAAGGGCCTGGGCGAGATCACCACCATCCCCACGGCGCCGGCCGTGGCCGGGGCCTACTTCCACCGGGACGGGGTCTTCCGGGTGGACCTGCCCCTGGCGGGCACCCCCTACACGCGGAAGAAGGGATGA
- a CDS encoding XdhC family protein has product MSLEIVRALAEGDEPRVLCTVLKVKGSAPRHAGAMLLAGPGGLVMGSVGGGRGESMVLAACREERGAPAVLEIDMQGMEAEGPAMVCGGTSRILVEPRVSGAPYRAALERLRRGERVVLVKRLATGETGVLDAGCAWIHGRVEGADPALAAQALATGHPVLAEADGLFFDPVLPREKLLILGGGHVGRALAALAPGLGFQVTVGDDRPEYADPARFLPGVATLAGSFTSIVERFAFDPSTYVVIVTRGHLCDLECVRAVLGRPYRYAGFMGSARKTRLVLAQVAEEGFEAVKVESLCAPIGLEIGAETPEELAVAIAGELIAVRRDGAWVQARIPARKARRGTP; this is encoded by the coding sequence ATGAGCCTCGAGATCGTCAGGGCCCTCGCCGAAGGGGACGAACCCCGGGTCCTCTGCACCGTCCTCAAGGTGAAGGGCTCTGCCCCCCGCCACGCCGGGGCCATGCTCCTGGCCGGTCCCGGGGGCCTGGTGATGGGCTCCGTGGGCGGCGGCCGCGGGGAATCCATGGTCCTGGCCGCATGCCGGGAGGAACGCGGGGCCCCCGCCGTGCTGGAGATCGACATGCAGGGCATGGAGGCCGAAGGGCCCGCCATGGTCTGCGGGGGCACCAGCCGGATCCTGGTGGAGCCCCGGGTTTCCGGCGCCCCCTACCGCGCCGCCCTGGAGCGGCTGCGGCGGGGGGAGCGCGTCGTCCTGGTCAAGCGCCTGGCCACGGGGGAAACCGGGGTCCTGGACGCCGGGTGCGCCTGGATCCACGGGCGGGTGGAGGGGGCCGATCCCGCCCTGGCCGCCCAGGCCCTGGCCACCGGGCACCCGGTGCTGGCGGAGGCCGACGGGCTCTTCTTCGACCCCGTGCTGCCCCGGGAAAAGCTCCTGATCCTGGGCGGCGGCCACGTGGGCCGGGCCCTGGCGGCCCTGGCGCCCGGCCTGGGCTTCCAGGTGACCGTGGGCGACGACCGCCCCGAGTACGCGGACCCGGCGCGGTTCCTTCCGGGCGTCGCCACCCTCGCGGGCAGCTTCACCTCCATCGTGGAGCGCTTCGCCTTCGACCCGTCCACCTACGTGGTGATCGTCACCCGGGGGCACCTGTGCGACCTGGAATGCGTGCGGGCGGTGCTGGGAAGGCCCTACCGCTACGCGGGCTTCATGGGCAGCGCCCGCAAGACGCGCCTGGTCCTGGCCCAGGTGGCCGAGGAGGGCTTCGAGGCCGTCAAGGTGGAATCCCTGTGCGCCCCCATCGGCCTGGAGATCGGCGCCGAGACCCCCGAGGAGCTCGCCGTGGCCATCGCCGGCGAACTCATCGCCGTGCGCCGCGACGGCGCCTGGGTCCAGGCCCGCATCCCGGCCCGGAAGGCCCGGCGCGGAACCCCATGA
- the yqeC gene encoding selenium cofactor biosynthesis protein YqeC codes for MNLADALFPLLPGGGGVVAFVGAGGKTTALFRLAREVAPRPVLVTTTTHLADPRLEPGRGGRVVFAPEMEHPFAGGPLPPAVPGPTILLAREADAPGKVKGIHPSWVPPLRRTWDLVLVEADGSRRLPVKAPSEPEPVLPEGPDLVVGVVGVDCLGRPLDGTVAHRPERFAAVTGCDPGQPIGWDHLAALVGHPQGLFKGASGARVLLLNKADTLASPPDLAGFRADRVLLCSLQAPDGVILVEEGAPWR; via the coding sequence ATGAACCTCGCGGATGCCCTGTTTCCCCTGCTGCCGGGAGGCGGGGGGGTCGTCGCGTTCGTGGGCGCGGGCGGCAAGACCACGGCCCTGTTCCGCCTGGCCCGGGAGGTGGCGCCCCGCCCCGTCCTGGTCACCACCACCACCCACCTGGCCGACCCCCGACTGGAGCCCGGACGCGGGGGGCGGGTGGTCTTCGCGCCGGAGATGGAGCATCCCTTCGCCGGAGGCCCCCTGCCCCCCGCCGTCCCCGGCCCCACGATCCTCCTGGCCCGGGAGGCGGACGCCCCGGGCAAGGTCAAGGGCATCCATCCCTCCTGGGTCCCCCCCCTGCGCCGCACCTGGGACCTGGTGCTGGTGGAGGCGGACGGCTCCCGGCGCCTGCCGGTGAAGGCGCCCTCGGAGCCGGAGCCCGTGCTCCCCGAAGGGCCGGACCTGGTGGTGGGCGTGGTGGGAGTGGACTGCCTGGGCAGGCCCCTGGACGGGACCGTCGCCCACCGCCCGGAGCGCTTCGCCGCGGTCACGGGCTGCGACCCGGGCCAACCCATCGGCTGGGACCACCTGGCCGCCCTCGTCGGGCATCCCCAGGGCCTTTTCAAGGGCGCCTCCGGGGCCCGGGTCCTGCTCCTGAACAAGGCCGACACCCTCGCCTCCCCCCCGGACCTGGCCGGGTTTCGCGCCGACCGCGTCCTGCTGTGTTCCCTCCAGGCCCCGGATGGCGTCATCCTCGTGGAGGAGGGCGCCCCGTGGCGATGA
- the yqeB gene encoding selenium-dependent molybdenum cofactor biosynthesis protein YqeB has protein sequence MIEGRLVIVRGAGDLATGVILRLVRAGFRVAALETGKPSAIRRTVSFSEALYDGSATVEGIRALRLAELPERWSPGDPVAVLEDPGCALLARVRPAALVDAIIAKRNLGTRLDMAPVVVALGPGFTAGVDAHAVVETNRGHDLGRVLLSGSAQPNTGVPGLIAGHGAERVIHAPRAGRVEPRCAIGDTVAAGDPVLAIGGEPVPAPIGGVVRGLIRPGFQAERGLKVADVDPRCVREHCFTASDKARAIGGGVLEALLMLGTP, from the coding sequence ATGATCGAAGGCAGGTTGGTGATTGTGCGGGGGGCCGGGGACCTGGCCACGGGGGTGATCCTGCGCCTGGTGCGCGCGGGGTTCCGGGTGGCGGCCCTGGAAACCGGGAAGCCCAGCGCCATCCGGCGCACCGTGAGCTTCTCCGAGGCCCTGTACGACGGCTCGGCCACCGTGGAGGGGATCCGCGCCCTGCGCCTGGCGGAACTTCCGGAGCGGTGGTCTCCGGGGGACCCCGTGGCCGTGCTGGAGGACCCCGGCTGCGCCCTCCTGGCCCGCGTGCGGCCCGCGGCCCTCGTGGATGCCATCATCGCCAAGCGGAACCTGGGCACCCGGCTGGACATGGCGCCCGTGGTGGTGGCCCTGGGCCCGGGCTTCACGGCCGGGGTGGACGCCCACGCGGTGGTGGAGACCAACCGGGGCCACGACCTGGGCCGCGTGCTCCTTTCCGGCTCCGCCCAGCCCAACACCGGCGTCCCTGGCCTCATCGCGGGCCACGGCGCCGAACGGGTCATCCACGCCCCCCGGGCGGGGCGGGTGGAACCGCGCTGCGCCATCGGGGACACCGTCGCCGCCGGGGACCCGGTGCTGGCCATCGGCGGGGAACCCGTGCCCGCCCCCATCGGCGGGGTGGTGCGGGGCCTCATCCGCCCCGGCTTCCAGGCCGAAAGGGGCCTCAAGGTGGCCGACGTGGATCCCCGGTGCGTGCGCGAGCACTGCTTCACGGCCTCCGACAAGGCCCGGGCCATCGGCGGCGGCGTCCTGGAGGCCCTCCTCATGCTGGGGACCCCATGA